The Mytilus trossulus isolate FHL-02 chromosome 3, PNRI_Mtr1.1.1.hap1, whole genome shotgun sequence genome contains a region encoding:
- the LOC134711421 gene encoding denticleless protein homolog: protein MLLKHLETSRKLGIKCYSPHLFSQLLEQYESSIYDEYGIEGEEEGSSVPPLACEFSKEKSSSHILGLVDENGYVVIYNTNKYGQEAIVKDWRAHSNAIFDLAWMGGDSKLLSAAGDQTVVLWDVPTAKKLNSFQGHTSSVRSVNFKTNDPAVFATGSRDGHVMIWDIRCNKKGLYTSPVQVIKNAHSVPHILKAKKKSKLGPSRDSQQSVTIVVYQTDMTLLSAGAVDGCVKMWDLRKNYSSSIPDPMAKHTFNYSGVNKRSHGYSSLVLDSSCTQLFASCTDDIIYQYNLLSLDPKPVAHFKGHQNKSFYVKAAISPDDQFLLSGSSNEMAYIWKIAKPNESPVVLKGHNAEVTDVSWNCNDFTKLTTLSDDNTMRIWRLNRRLEPRLPREVTGYSERTHREIGISASQHVEITPNKIPCTPKTVSPSILHFLSKSAQKAACDNKTAKLDTKSNVTEGSKSINNSCVNNTSQSASKSVLVTCNEESLTRVSCKRKLVCDDEEDDNPRKRPNIGDQDFVLSSPNKPSTSTTNVMRSPWKCDDNPQKWLQTSKMASPIGSPRKRCSVVLEKSATDNSPSKLSLAATPQSVPSHVKTKLFNSSPTINLPNLVEEGTVRDINVNFKKCDKENSPKKSKIDWLTKKRLEKESESTNLRKDLGSPRLRKIKSISQDTSAFKKDSNSPKDLGSPRLRKTKSISQDISTSSPKINKKSKLKEDTTLCSPCRVKGNHSQEEDDDTAEKLRETPPKGMKSLKHYFSIK from the exons GCTACTCTCCACATTTATTTTCCCAACTATTGGAGCAGTATGAATCCTCTATTTATGATGAGTATGGCATAGAAGGTGAAGAGGAGGGG TCGTCTGTACCACCATTGGCATGTGAATTTTCTAAAG AAAAATCTTCCTCACACATCCTTGGTCTAGTCGATGAGAATGGTTATGTAGTCATCTACAATACGAACAAATATGGACAGGAAGCTATTGTTAAAG ATTGGAGAGCTCACAGTAATGCTATATTTGACCTGGCATGGATGGGTGGAGACAGCAAGCTTTTATCAGCAGCAGGGGACCAGACTGTTGTATTATGGGATGTCCCAACTGCCAAAAAACTAAACAGTTTTCAAGGTCATACAAGCAGTGTTAGATCtgttaatttcaaaacaaatgatCCAG CTGTGTTTGCTACAGGATCTAGAGATGGACATGTAATGATATGGGACATAAGATGTAACAAGAAAG GATTATATACCTCCCCTGTACAAGTCATCAAAAATGCACATTCTGTTCCACATATACTGAAAGccaaaaagaaatcaaaacttGGTCCATCAAGG gATAGCCAACAAAGTGTGACTATAGTAGTGTATCAAACAGACATGACCTTACTATCTGCAGGAGCTGTTGATGG GTGTGTCAAAATGTGGGATTTAAGAAAGAATTATAGCTCCAGTATACCTGATCCAATGGCTAAACACACATTTAATTACAGTGGAGTAAATAAACGATCACATG GATACTCCAGTCTGGTATTAGATTCCAGTTGTACCCAGTTGTTTGCAAGCTGTACAGATGATATAATATACCAGTATAATCTACTCTCTCTAGATCCTAAACCAG TGGCACATTTTAAAGGACACCAGAACAAGTCATTTTATGTTAAAGCAGCAATAAGTCCAGATGACCAGTTCTTACTTAGTGGATCCAGTAATGAAATGGCTTATATTTGGAAg ATTGCTAAACCTAATGAAAGTCCTGTTGTTCTAAAAGGCCACAATGCTGAAGTAACAGACGTTTCATGGAATTGCAATGATTTCACTAAG CTGACCACTTTGTCAGACGACAATACAATGAGGATATGGAGACTGAACAGACGATTGGAACCAAGGTTACCAAGGGAAGTAACAGGATATTCGGAAAGAACTCACAGAGAAATAG gTATATCTGCAAGCCAACATGTGGAAATAACACCAAATAAAATACCATGTACCCCTAAGACTGTGTCTCCATCAATACTTCATTTCCTGAGCAAAAGTGCTCAAAAAGCAGCCTGTGATAATAAGACTGCCAAGCTAGATACCAAATCTAATGTGACTGAAGGTAGTAAAAGCATCAATAACTCATGTGTTAACAATACCTCACAAAGTGCATCAAAGTCTGTGTTGGTTACATGTAATGAGGAATCTTTGACACGGGTCAGCTGCAAAAGAAAATTGGTGTGTGACGATGAAGAAGATGACAATCcaagaaaaagaccaaatatTGGAGATCAAGACTTTGTTTTGTCTAGTCCAAATAAACCTTCAACGTCTACTACAAATGTTATGAGAAGTCCATGGAAATGTGATGATAATCCACAAAAATGGCTACAAACAAGTAAAATGGCATCCCCTATTGGAAGCCCTCGAAAGAGATGTTCCGTTGTACTGGAAAAATCTGCAACTGACAATTCTCCATCAAAATTATCACTAGCAGCTACGCCTCAGTCAGTACCTTCacatgttaaaacaaaacttttcaaCTCTTCACCCACAATCAATCTTCCAAATCTGGTTGAAGAGGGAACAGTCAGGGATAttaatgtcaatttcaaaaaatgtgATAAAGAAAACAGTCCGAAAAAATCCAAAATAGACTGGTTAACAAAAAAACGATTAGAGAAAGAGTCAGAATCTACAAATTTAAGGAAAGATTTGGGTTCTCCCAGGCTaaggaaaattaaaagtatttctcAGGACACAAGTGCTTTTAAAAAGGATTCAAATTCGCCTAAAGATTTAGGTTCTCCCAGGCTACgtaaaactaaaagtatttctCAGGACATCAGTACAAGTTCCCCTAAAATTAATAAGAAAAGTAAATTAAAGGAGGACACGACATTGTGTTCACCTTGTCGGGTTAAAGGAAATCATTCACAGGAGGAAGATGATGACACTGCTGAGAAGCTGAGAGAG ACTCCACCCAAAGGAATGAAGTCACTGAAGCACTACTTCTCAATCAAGTAA